In Proteus vulgaris, one DNA window encodes the following:
- the yihX gene encoding glucose-1-phosphatase produces the protein MLYIFDMGNVIIDIDFNRVFAVWSKLSGVPLANIKKNFTTGEIFKLHERGNITDIEFAEEISSELGMSLSFEQFAEGWQAIFIAVRPEVIDIMNKLREQGHRVVVLSNTNRLHQDYWPEHYPEIAASADFLYLSQDIGMRKPDPEIYKYVLQSEDIEAQDAVFFDDIKANVDAAIAVGMKGVHVIDKHTVIDYFKDYDFTLPVEE, from the coding sequence ATGCTTTATATCTTTGATATGGGTAATGTGATTATTGATATCGATTTTAACCGGGTATTCGCAGTATGGAGTAAACTCAGTGGTGTTCCATTAGCGAACATAAAAAAGAACTTCACCACAGGAGAGATCTTTAAATTACACGAACGCGGCAATATTACAGACATCGAATTTGCAGAAGAAATCAGCTCAGAATTAGGCATGAGCCTAAGCTTTGAGCAATTTGCTGAAGGCTGGCAAGCTATTTTTATCGCAGTTCGCCCCGAAGTTATTGATATAATGAATAAATTAAGAGAGCAAGGACATCGGGTTGTCGTGTTATCGAATACTAATCGCTTACACCAAGATTATTGGCCTGAGCATTACCCTGAAATTGCTGCTTCTGCAGATTTCCTCTATCTATCTCAAGATATTGGAATGAGAAAGCCAGATCCTGAAATCTATAAATATGTTTTACAGTCTGAAGACATTGAAGCACAAGATGCCGTTTTCTTTGATGATATAAAAGCAAATGTTGATGCCGCAATTGCAGTAGGCATGAAAGGTGTACATGTTATTGATAAACACACAGTCATCGACTATTTCAAAGATTACGATTTTACTCTCCCAGTAGAAGAATAA
- a CDS encoding uracil-xanthine permease family protein gives MVTSENQKLPKDSDVSVKKNSELLFALEEKPPLAQTLFAACQHLLAMFVAVITPAILICQALGLPAHDTQRIISMSLFASGIASLIQIRAWGPIGSGLLSIQGTSFNFVAPLIMGGLALKNGGADIPTMMAALFGTLMVASLTEIVLSRVLHLARRIITPLVSGVVVMIIGLSLIQVGLTSIGGGYAAIENNTFGSPQNLLLAGSVLIVIILLNRQKNPYLRVASLVIAMAVGYILAWALDMLPTPVEHQETPMMTIPEPFYYGLSFDWHLLIPLMLVFMITSLETIGDITATSDVSEQPVSGPVYMKRIKGGVLANGINSMVSAFFNTFPNSCFGQNNGVIQLTGVASRYVGYVVAAMLVVLGLFPFVAEFVQRIPEPVLGGATLVMFGTIAASGVRIVSKEALNRRAIMILAISLAVGLGVSQQPQILQFAPDWLKTLLSSGIAAGGLTAIILNLIFPPEK, from the coding sequence ATGGTTACTTCAGAAAATCAAAAATTGCCTAAAGATAGTGATGTTTCAGTTAAAAAAAATAGCGAACTTCTTTTTGCTTTAGAAGAAAAACCGCCATTAGCTCAAACGCTTTTTGCTGCATGTCAGCACCTTTTAGCCATGTTTGTCGCGGTTATTACTCCCGCGATTTTAATTTGCCAAGCCTTAGGATTACCTGCACACGATACCCAACGCATTATCAGCATGTCTTTATTTGCATCGGGTATTGCCTCTCTTATTCAAATTCGGGCATGGGGACCAATTGGTTCAGGATTATTATCGATTCAAGGAACTAGCTTTAACTTTGTTGCTCCTTTAATTATGGGGGGATTAGCGCTTAAAAATGGAGGGGCTGATATCCCAACAATGATGGCTGCCCTTTTTGGAACTTTAATGGTCGCCTCGTTAACAGAAATCGTCCTTTCACGCGTACTTCACTTGGCAAGACGCATCATAACGCCTTTAGTATCTGGTGTAGTCGTGATGATTATTGGTCTTTCGTTAATTCAAGTCGGGTTAACCTCTATTGGTGGCGGCTATGCGGCTATTGAAAATAATACTTTTGGTTCGCCACAGAACTTATTATTAGCCGGCTCGGTTCTCATTGTTATTATTTTACTGAATCGACAAAAAAATCCTTATTTACGTGTTGCCTCTTTAGTCATAGCTATGGCTGTGGGTTATATTCTTGCTTGGGCACTGGATATGCTGCCAACACCAGTAGAGCATCAAGAAACGCCAATGATGACTATTCCTGAACCGTTTTATTATGGGCTATCATTTGATTGGCATCTGCTTATTCCCTTAATGCTCGTGTTTATGATCACTTCGCTAGAAACCATTGGTGATATCACAGCCACGTCTGATGTCTCTGAACAACCGGTTAGTGGCCCTGTTTATATGAAACGTATTAAAGGGGGCGTTTTGGCTAATGGGATTAACTCCATGGTATCAGCATTTTTCAATACCTTTCCAAACTCCTGTTTTGGTCAAAATAACGGTGTTATTCAATTAACGGGTGTTGCCAGTCGTTATGTGGGCTATGTTGTGGCCGCTATGTTGGTTGTTTTGGGCCTATTCCCTTTTGTTGCAGAATTTGTGCAACGAATTCCTGAGCCTGTATTAGGTGGTGCTACGCTTGTTATGTTCGGCACCATAGCAGCATCGGGTGTACGTATTGTGTCTAAAGAAGCGTTAAATCGCCGAGCAATTATGATCCTTGCGATTTCGCTAGCGGTAGGGTTAGGGGTTTCCCAACAACCTCAAATATTACAATTTGCCCCTGATTGGCTAAAAACATTGCTATCATCAGGTATTGCAGCGGGTGGATTAACTGCCATTATTTTAAATCTAATTTTCCCTCCGGAAAAATAA
- the gltS gene encoding sodium/glutamate symporter — MYHLDVYGTLVAATLVLLIGRKLVKSVPFLERYTIPEPVAGGLLVAVLLLAFKSFMDWEVSFDLSLKDPLMLAFFATIGLNANLASLKAGGKALFIFIFVVVGLLLVQNTVGIALAKMLGLDPLMGLLAGSITLSGGHGTGAAWGKTFVESYGFMSASEVAMACATFGLVLGGLIGGPVARYLIKNIPTPGLGTDDHEMPTAFEKPTTGRMITSMVLLETIAMISICLMAGTFLSQLLEGTAFSLPTFVCVLFIGVILSNSLSMLGFYRVFDRAVSVLGNVSLSLFLAMALMSLKLWELASLAIPMLVILGVQAGVMALYAIFVTFRVMGKNYDAAILAAGHCGFGLGATPTAIANMQAVTDRFGPSHLAFLVVPMVGAFFIDIVNAIVIKLYLLLPFFTPIAG; from the coding sequence ATGTATCATCTTGATGTTTATGGCACGCTGGTTGCGGCCACTTTGGTTCTCTTGATCGGACGTAAGTTAGTGAAATCTGTTCCTTTTTTAGAACGGTATACGATCCCAGAACCTGTTGCAGGTGGGCTACTTGTTGCAGTTCTTTTATTAGCATTTAAATCTTTTATGGATTGGGAAGTGAGTTTTGACCTCTCGCTTAAAGATCCATTAATGCTAGCCTTCTTTGCAACGATCGGTTTAAACGCGAACCTCGCGAGCTTAAAAGCGGGAGGAAAAGCGCTTTTTATTTTCATCTTTGTTGTGGTTGGGTTGTTGCTAGTGCAAAACACAGTCGGTATTGCATTGGCGAAAATGTTAGGTCTTGATCCTTTAATGGGATTACTTGCAGGCTCGATTACATTATCGGGTGGTCATGGTACAGGGGCAGCTTGGGGTAAAACGTTCGTTGAAAGTTATGGTTTCATGAGTGCGTCTGAAGTCGCAATGGCGTGTGCAACCTTTGGTCTGGTTTTAGGTGGATTGATTGGTGGCCCAGTTGCGCGTTACTTAATCAAAAATATTCCAACACCAGGACTTGGTACTGACGATCATGAAATGCCAACGGCGTTTGAGAAACCCACCACAGGTAGAATGATTACTTCAATGGTATTGTTAGAAACTATTGCGATGATCTCTATCTGTTTAATGGCGGGTACATTCCTTTCTCAATTATTAGAAGGCACTGCATTCTCATTGCCAACCTTTGTGTGTGTCCTATTTATTGGTGTTATTTTAAGTAATAGCCTCTCAATGCTTGGTTTCTATCGTGTTTTTGATAGAGCGGTATCAGTTTTAGGTAACGTGAGTTTATCGTTATTTTTAGCGATGGCATTAATGAGCCTGAAATTATGGGAATTGGCCTCACTGGCGATCCCAATGCTGGTTATTCTAGGTGTTCAGGCGGGTGTTATGGCGTTGTACGCTATTTTTGTGACATTCCGTGTGATGGGTAAAAACTACGATGCGGCGATTTTGGCAGCGGGTCACTGTGGGTTTGGTTTAGGGGCAACGCCAACGGCGATTGCTAATATGCAAGCCGTTACTGATCGTTTTGGTCCTTCTCATCTTGCGTTCTTAGTCGTGCCAATGGTAGGGGCATTCTTTATTGATATTGTGAATGCGATAGTGATTAAACTGTATCTACTGCTACCATTCTTTACGCCTATAGCGGGATAG
- the typA gene encoding ribosome-dependent GTPase TypA, translating to MPEANFVIENLRNIAIIAHVDHGKTTIVDKLLQQSGTFGERETVAERVMDSNDLERERGITILAKNTAIKWNDYRINIVDTPGHADFGGEVERVMSMVDCVLLLVDAMDGPMPQTRFVTQKAFANNLKPIVVINKVDRPGARPDWVVDQVFDLFVNLGATDEQLDFPIIYASALNGIAGTDYNDMAEDMTPLYEAIVKYVEPPKVDLEGTFQMQISQLDYNNYMGVIGIGRIKRGKVKPNQQVTIIDSEGNTRNGKVGKVLGHLGLERIEVDVAEAGDIIAITGLGELNISDTICEVGAVEALPALAVDEPTVSMYFCVNTSPFCGREGKFVTSRQILDRLKKELVHNVALRVEETEDPDAFRVSGRGELHLSVLIENMRREGYELGVSRPKVIFRDIDGRKQEPFEQVTIDIEEQHQGDVMQAMGERKGEMRDMQPDGKGRVRLDYIIPSRGLIGFRTEFMTMTSGTGLLYATFSHYDDVRPGEIGRRNNGVMISNGQGKAVAYALYSLQDRGKLFVTHGAEVYEGQVIGIHTRSNDLTVNCLTGKKLTNMRASGTDEATTLTPHLKQTLEQALEFIDDDELVEVTPQSIRLRKRYLSENDRRRAYRSKD from the coding sequence ATGCCTGAGGCAAATTTTGTGATCGAAAACTTGCGTAATATCGCCATCATCGCCCACGTTGACCATGGTAAAACAACTATCGTCGATAAATTACTACAGCAATCTGGTACGTTCGGTGAGCGTGAAACCGTTGCTGAGCGCGTGATGGACTCAAATGATCTCGAAAGAGAGCGCGGAATTACTATTCTTGCGAAAAATACAGCGATTAAATGGAATGACTATCGTATCAATATCGTAGATACCCCAGGACACGCCGACTTCGGTGGTGAGGTAGAACGCGTTATGTCTATGGTAGACTGCGTTCTATTGCTGGTTGACGCGATGGATGGCCCAATGCCACAAACTCGTTTTGTGACACAAAAAGCATTTGCTAACAACTTAAAACCTATTGTTGTTATCAATAAAGTTGACCGCCCTGGTGCGCGTCCAGACTGGGTTGTTGATCAGGTATTTGACCTGTTCGTAAACTTAGGTGCAACTGACGAACAACTTGATTTCCCAATTATCTATGCATCTGCATTAAACGGTATTGCGGGAACAGATTACAATGACATGGCTGAAGATATGACTCCGTTATATGAAGCTATTGTCAAATATGTAGAGCCACCAAAAGTGGATCTGGAAGGTACATTCCAGATGCAAATTTCTCAGTTGGACTACAACAACTACATGGGTGTTATCGGTATCGGTCGTATTAAGCGTGGTAAGGTTAAACCTAACCAACAAGTGACTATCATCGATAGTGAAGGTAATACCCGTAACGGTAAAGTCGGTAAAGTTTTAGGCCATTTAGGCTTAGAGCGTATCGAAGTTGATGTTGCTGAAGCTGGCGATATCATCGCAATCACTGGTTTAGGTGAACTGAATATCTCTGATACGATTTGTGAAGTGGGTGCTGTTGAAGCGCTACCTGCATTAGCCGTTGATGAACCAACTGTTAGCATGTATTTCTGTGTTAATACTTCACCATTCTGTGGTCGTGAAGGTAAATTCGTGACTTCTCGTCAGATTTTAGATCGTCTGAAAAAAGAGTTAGTCCATAACGTTGCATTACGTGTAGAAGAAACTGAAGATCCAGATGCATTCCGTGTATCAGGTCGTGGTGAGCTTCATCTGTCAGTTCTGATTGAAAATATGCGTCGTGAAGGTTACGAATTAGGTGTATCTCGTCCTAAAGTTATCTTCCGTGATATTGACGGTCGTAAACAAGAGCCTTTCGAACAAGTTACTATCGATATTGAAGAGCAGCACCAAGGTGATGTGATGCAAGCGATGGGTGAGCGTAAAGGCGAAATGCGTGATATGCAACCAGATGGTAAAGGACGTGTACGTTTAGACTACATTATCCCTAGCCGTGGTCTGATTGGTTTCCGTACTGAATTTATGACCATGACATCAGGTACTGGTTTACTGTATGCAACATTCAGTCATTATGATGATGTTCGTCCAGGTGAAATCGGTCGCCGTAATAACGGTGTTATGATCTCTAATGGCCAAGGTAAAGCCGTTGCTTACGCACTGTATAGCTTACAAGACCGCGGTAAATTATTCGTTACTCATGGTGCAGAAGTTTATGAAGGTCAAGTAATTGGTATTCATACCCGCTCTAATGACTTAACAGTAAACTGCTTAACAGGTAAAAAGCTAACTAACATGCGTGCTTCTGGTACAGATGAGGCGACAACGCTGACTCCACACCTGAAACAAACATTAGAACAAGCATTAGAATTTATTGATGACGATGAGTTAGTTGAAGTTACTCCGCAGTCTATTCGTCTGCGTAAGCGTTATCTGTCAGAAAATGATCGTCGTCGTGCTTACCGTAGCAAAGACTAA
- a CDS encoding AsmA family protein, translated as MRWLMKSMVSLILIVILFIIIIYAFIQTQWGAQKTSEWLTQYTDYDIRFSGIEHDLMQPEQVIVHDLSVNPKQDKTTVFAKSAQIRLNWQFFTAPSHLQKITLENGNIEFTNKAPSIPLSADILQFKNMILNSTNADFSFEAKKVTGGITPWAPTSEDFIGAGHFQFSIANGTINNNEFSNFIISGQYQPNNIQIEKLGTRLLNGSLSLSGQYQNNQWKFDEVYMNGLRWQSSQTFSDLTQSISKYPRISIRALNIVDFTAEGKQWAISGFDGQFSQFDWDKNLTFTTGELNANDIVFQDEHFTDLIAKLNQQNNQLNLDNLSLRYEKGLIKLAGNWNKDSKTISIHEATLSGLLYTLPENWLAFLAKPIDNSSDIQNITIEQLSINQSILIDITPEFPFQFTGLTGKLQNLIIAKEGEWGLWQGSAILNADSGTLNRIELRRPDLNIVTQQDNAIIEQYSAFIGDGIVRGSAGLVQSNQQRQFSLIANGLNVPLSTPYTLGLKTTYSDEIGQFTLKLKGNLRAIPVISTLNGTLTGSKGEQQILNSEIQNGEIINHL; from the coding sequence ATGCGCTGGCTGATGAAAAGTATGGTATCTCTGATACTTATCGTTATTTTATTTATTATCATAATTTACGCTTTTATTCAGACTCAGTGGGGAGCGCAGAAGACAAGTGAATGGCTAACACAATATACTGATTACGATATTCGCTTCTCAGGTATTGAACATGACCTTATGCAACCCGAACAAGTTATTGTTCATGATCTCTCTGTTAACCCTAAGCAAGACAAAACAACTGTCTTTGCAAAATCAGCACAGATTCGACTTAATTGGCAATTTTTTACCGCCCCTTCTCACTTGCAAAAAATTACATTAGAAAATGGCAATATTGAATTTACTAATAAGGCTCCATCAATACCGTTAAGTGCTGATATTCTGCAATTTAAAAATATGATTTTAAACAGCACCAATGCAGATTTTTCTTTCGAAGCAAAAAAAGTGACGGGGGGAATTACACCTTGGGCACCTACATCGGAAGATTTTATTGGTGCAGGTCATTTTCAATTTTCCATAGCTAATGGCACGATAAATAATAATGAATTCAGTAATTTCATTATTTCTGGTCAATATCAACCAAATAATATTCAAATAGAAAAACTAGGAACACGTTTACTTAATGGCTCACTCTCATTAAGTGGTCAGTATCAAAATAATCAATGGAAGTTTGATGAAGTTTATATGAATGGCTTACGTTGGCAATCCTCTCAAACCTTCAGTGATTTAACACAATCAATCTCTAAATACCCACGCATTAGCATAAGAGCGCTTAATATTGTTGATTTTACGGCTGAAGGAAAACAATGGGCAATAAGTGGTTTTGATGGTCAATTTTCTCAGTTTGATTGGGATAAAAATCTAACATTCACAACGGGTGAACTCAACGCAAATGATATTGTTTTCCAAGATGAACATTTCACTGATCTTATCGCAAAACTGAATCAGCAAAACAATCAACTCAATCTTGATAATCTTAGTTTACGTTATGAAAAAGGCTTAATTAAACTTGCAGGGAATTGGAATAAAGACTCGAAAACCATTTCTATTCATGAAGCAACACTTTCAGGCCTTTTATACACACTCCCTGAAAATTGGCTCGCTTTTTTAGCTAAGCCTATTGATAACAGCAGTGATATTCAAAATATTACTATCGAACAGTTATCCATAAACCAATCAATTTTAATTGATATCACACCAGAGTTTCCTTTCCAATTCACAGGATTAACAGGAAAACTACAAAATTTAATTATTGCAAAAGAAGGTGAATGGGGATTATGGCAAGGCTCAGCTATATTAAATGCAGATAGTGGAACATTAAATAGAATTGAATTACGTCGCCCTGATCTAAATATTGTCACTCAGCAAGATAATGCAATTATTGAGCAATATTCGGCCTTTATTGGTGATGGTATTGTGCGAGGCTCAGCAGGTTTAGTGCAATCTAACCAACAACGCCAGTTCTCTCTCATTGCTAATGGGCTCAATGTGCCTTTATCAACGCCTTATACATTAGGTTTAAAAACAACCTACTCTGATGAAATAGGCCAATTTACACTAAAACTGAAAGGTAATTTACGTGCAATCCCAGTGATATCAACACTCAATGGCACATTAACTGGAAGTAAAGGTGAACAACAAATACTCAATTCAGAAATACAAAATGGTGAAATAATTAATCACCTATAA
- the dtd gene encoding D-aminoacyl-tRNA deacylase, whose translation MIALIQRVTQANVDIAGETVGAINQGLLVLLGVEKDDNEQKAKRLCEKVCGYRIFSDENDKMNLNVQQAGGSLLVVSQFTLAAETQKGMRPGFSNGAPPELAKNLYHYFIEQCQLQGLETQTGQFAADMQITLTNDGPVTFWLQV comes from the coding sequence ATGATCGCATTAATTCAACGAGTGACACAGGCAAATGTGGATATTGCTGGTGAAACAGTCGGCGCTATTAATCAAGGATTATTGGTTTTATTAGGTGTAGAGAAAGACGACAACGAACAAAAAGCCAAAAGACTATGTGAAAAAGTATGTGGTTATCGCATCTTTAGTGATGAAAACGACAAAATGAACCTAAATGTGCAACAAGCAGGTGGCAGTTTATTAGTTGTCTCTCAATTCACACTTGCCGCGGAAACACAAAAAGGTATGCGTCCAGGATTTTCAAATGGTGCGCCCCCAGAATTAGCGAAAAATCTCTATCACTACTTTATTGAACAATGTCAGCTACAAGGCTTAGAAACGCAAACAGGCCAATTTGCCGCAGATATGCAAATCACTCTGACTAATGATGGCCCAGTCACTTTTTGGTTGCAGGTATAA
- the fabY gene encoding fatty acid biosynthesis protein FabY yields MYHLRTPKTEAEFDAYYAFRWEMLRKPLHQPEGSEKDGYDTFAHHQMVVDEIGQPVAIGRLYINADNEGAIRFMAVRTDAQGKGLGTLVAMALESLARQEGIKRIVCSAREESVSFFEKLGYENCGLVTGPQTTPIKHFFMKKSIESLDDILHRPDWCAELQKQWHQHIPLSEKMGLRITQYTGTRFYTTIPEAGNQNPHHTIFAGSQFSLATLTGWGLIWLLMQEHKLQGDIVLVDAHIRYRKPVSGRPAAVADMENLSGDLGRLAKGSKARIKLDVDICGDEGVGAVFSGTYIVLPAQNKQC; encoded by the coding sequence ATGTACCATTTACGGACACCAAAGACAGAGGCGGAATTTGATGCCTATTATGCTTTTCGTTGGGAAATGCTTCGTAAACCTCTACATCAACCTGAAGGCTCTGAAAAAGACGGTTATGACACCTTTGCTCATCACCAAATGGTTGTTGATGAAATAGGGCAACCCGTTGCAATTGGGCGACTTTATATTAATGCGGATAACGAAGGGGCTATCCGCTTTATGGCAGTACGTACTGATGCGCAAGGTAAAGGCTTAGGTACTCTTGTTGCGATGGCTTTAGAGTCATTGGCTCGCCAAGAAGGTATAAAACGGATCGTGTGTAGTGCAAGAGAAGAGTCTGTAAGCTTCTTTGAAAAATTGGGTTATGAAAATTGTGGCCTAGTTACAGGTCCGCAAACGACACCGATAAAGCATTTCTTTATGAAAAAAAGTATTGAGTCCTTAGATGATATTCTTCATCGGCCTGATTGGTGTGCTGAATTACAAAAACAATGGCATCAACATATCCCATTAAGTGAAAAAATGGGGTTGCGCATTACTCAATACACAGGCACTCGTTTTTATACCACCATTCCTGAAGCAGGAAATCAAAACCCCCATCACACCATTTTTGCTGGTAGCCAATTTTCACTTGCCACCTTAACAGGTTGGGGATTGATTTGGTTATTAATGCAAGAGCATAAATTACAAGGTGATATTGTACTGGTGGATGCCCATATTCGTTATCGAAAACCTGTTTCTGGGCGTCCTGCAGCCGTTGCTGATATGGAAAATCTAAGTGGTGATTTAGGACGATTAGCGAAAGGGAGCAAGGCACGTATCAAGTTAGATGTCGATATTTGTGGTGATGAAGGGGTTGGTGCTGTTTTTAGTGGTACTTATATTGTTTTACCTGCACAAAATAAGCAATGTTAG
- the glnA gene encoding glutamate--ammonia ligase: MSLEHVLSMIEEHKVRYIDLRFTDTRGKEQHLTIPAHQVNDDFFEEGKMFDGSSIGGWKGINESDMVLMPDATTAMLDPFFQDPTLIIRCDVLEPGTMKGYDRDPRSISKRAEDYLKSSGIADTVLFGPEPEFFLFDDIRFKNDISGASYAINDIEAAWNTNTKYEDGNKGHRPMVKGGYFPLPPVDSSQDIRSTMCNIMEEMGLVVEAHHHEVATAGQNEVATRFNTMTKKADETQIYKYVVQNVAHVFGKTATFMPKPLVGDNGSGMHCHMSLSKNGVNLFAGDKYGGLSEMALYYIGGIIKHARALNAFTNPTTNSYKRLVPGFEAPVMLAYSARNRSASIRIPVVASMKARRIEVRFPDPLANPYLAFAAQLMAGLDGIINKIHPGDAMDKNLYDLPPEEAKEIPTVAGSLEEALNTLNADREFLTRGGVFTDDAIDAYLELLRADVQRVRMAPHPLEFEMYYSA, from the coding sequence ATGTCCCTTGAACATGTGTTATCCATGATTGAAGAACATAAAGTTAGATATATTGACTTACGTTTCACTGATACCCGCGGTAAAGAACAACATCTTACTATTCCGGCTCATCAGGTTAACGATGATTTCTTTGAAGAAGGAAAAATGTTCGATGGTTCCTCTATTGGTGGCTGGAAAGGCATTAACGAATCAGACATGGTGCTGATGCCAGATGCAACAACCGCAATGCTCGACCCATTTTTTCAAGACCCAACTCTGATTATTCGTTGTGATGTGCTAGAACCGGGCACAATGAAAGGTTATGACCGCGATCCACGCTCTATTTCAAAACGTGCTGAAGATTATTTAAAATCAAGTGGTATTGCAGACACAGTACTGTTTGGGCCAGAACCAGAATTCTTCTTGTTTGATGATATTCGTTTTAAAAACGATATTTCAGGCGCTTCTTACGCTATTAATGATATTGAAGCGGCTTGGAATACCAATACTAAATATGAAGACGGTAACAAAGGGCACCGCCCTATGGTTAAAGGCGGTTATTTCCCACTGCCACCTGTTGATTCATCACAAGATATTCGTTCTACCATGTGTAACATTATGGAAGAAATGGGCTTAGTGGTTGAAGCCCACCATCATGAAGTGGCAACAGCAGGTCAAAACGAAGTGGCGACTCGCTTCAATACCATGACCAAAAAAGCAGATGAAACCCAAATTTATAAATACGTGGTACAAAATGTAGCTCATGTATTTGGTAAAACAGCGACCTTTATGCCAAAACCGCTAGTAGGTGATAATGGTTCAGGCATGCACTGCCATATGTCTCTGTCTAAAAACGGTGTAAACCTATTTGCAGGCGATAAATACGGCGGATTATCTGAAATGGCGCTGTATTACATTGGCGGTATTATCAAACACGCTCGTGCGCTAAATGCATTTACTAACCCAACGACTAACTCTTATAAACGTTTAGTTCCAGGTTTTGAAGCCCCTGTTATGTTGGCTTACTCCGCACGTAACCGCTCGGCATCAATTCGTATTCCAGTGGTTGCCAGCATGAAAGCACGCCGTATTGAAGTTCGCTTCCCTGATCCATTAGCAAACCCTTATCTTGCGTTTGCTGCTCAGTTAATGGCTGGTCTTGATGGCATTATCAATAAAATTCACCCTGGTGATGCTATGGATAAAAACCTCTACGATTTACCGCCAGAAGAAGCAAAAGAGATCCCAACTGTCGCAGGTTCATTAGAGGAAGCATTAAATACACTAAATGCCGATCGTGAATTCTTAACCCGCGGTGGCGTCTTTACTGACGATGCTATTGATGCTTATTTAGAATTATTACGTGCAGATGTTCAACGTGTACGTATGGCTCCACATCCTCTTGAATTTGAAATGTATTACAGCGCTTAA
- the rluF gene encoding 23S rRNA pseudouridine(2604) synthase RluF, giving the protein MDTNLSTRLNKYISESGICSRREADRYIEQGLVLINGKRAGIGDQVFAGDEVKVNGRLIEAQDNSELVLIALNKPVGIVSTTDDGEKDNIVDYVNHSTRIFPIGRLDKDSQGLIFLTNHGDLVNKILRAGNDHEKEYLVTVNKPITDEFIHGMGAGVPIMGQKTKKCKVKKEAPMVFRITLVQGLNRQIRRMCEYFGYEVTKLERVRIMNVSLSGLPVGEWRDLTDDELITLFEAIEKSTSEISPKAKQNKPKKQVSSNAKALGIHIPQTKTKETENNSRKRFVQPGRKKKKR; this is encoded by the coding sequence ATGGACACCAATTTATCTACTCGTCTTAATAAATATATCAGTGAAAGCGGGATCTGCTCACGTCGTGAGGCTGACCGTTATATTGAGCAAGGACTTGTCCTTATTAATGGCAAACGCGCCGGTATTGGCGACCAAGTATTTGCTGGCGATGAAGTCAAAGTTAATGGTCGATTGATTGAAGCACAGGATAATTCTGAGCTGGTGCTGATTGCGCTGAATAAACCTGTGGGTATTGTCAGTACCACAGATGATGGCGAAAAAGATAATATTGTTGATTATGTTAACCACAGTACCCGTATTTTCCCAATTGGGCGTTTAGATAAAGATTCACAGGGATTGATTTTCCTGACTAACCACGGTGATTTAGTCAATAAAATCTTACGTGCAGGTAACGATCACGAAAAAGAGTACCTTGTGACAGTGAATAAACCGATCACTGATGAGTTTATTCATGGAATGGGGGCGGGCGTTCCTATCATGGGACAAAAAACCAAGAAATGTAAGGTTAAGAAAGAAGCACCAATGGTGTTTCGTATTACCTTAGTTCAAGGATTAAATCGCCAAATTCGTCGTATGTGTGAATATTTTGGTTATGAAGTCACTAAGCTTGAACGTGTTCGTATTATGAATGTGAGTTTATCGGGGTTGCCTGTTGGTGAATGGCGTGATCTGACCGATGATGAACTGATTACCTTATTTGAAGCGATTGAAAAATCAACGTCTGAAATATCACCAAAAGCAAAACAAAATAAACCTAAAAAACAAGTCAGTAGTAATGCAAAAGCCTTGGGTATTCATATTCCTCAAACAAAAACCAAAGAAACGGAAAATAACTCTCGTAAGCGCTTTGTTCAGCCGGGTCGAAAAAAGAAAAAACGCTAA